From the Helicobacter pylori genome, the window TATCGCGCACGCTTTGAACGATTTCTAAAAGCGAGGGGTTTTTGCCATGGCAAACTTTAACCAAGCCTTTTTCTATTTTAAATTCGTTATTGCTCCAAAATTTAATCCCATAATCATGGACTTCTTGCATTTTTTATCCTTTTGTTACGATAAGGTTTTAAAGAGATGGGGGTTATTTTTAAAATCTCTGATCGCTTCTTCATAAACTTTTTCAATTTGAATGACTGAATTTTCTAAAGTGTAATTTAAAGCGCTTTTAGCGTATTCGTTTTGCATCCTTTCTCTTTCAAGCTTGTTTTCTAACCACCAGTCTATTTTAGCGCTCAAATCTTTAGCGTTATTAGGCTCAAATAGCGATCGTTCATCTAGTGCAAATTGCCTAGTCGCGCTTAAAGGGCTATTGGCGATAATAGGCACAATCCCCACGCTAATAGCCTCTAAACACGCAATCGCTTCGCTTTCCACATTGGCTGTGTGCACATAAAGGGTGCAAGTTTTTAAAATCTCTAACAATTCATTGGAATTGACAAACCCAAATTCCGTTTTTACGCCTAGTTTTTGGGCTAAAAGTTTGATTTTTTTCTCATCAGGCCCTTTGCCTTTGAGCAATAATACAATATCTTGTTTGTATTTGCTTAAAGCAACCGCTTGGATTAAAACGCTTTGATTTTTTTCATTAGAATAGCGCCCTACCATAGCGATTTTAAAGGGTGTGGTGTCAAAAAGGCTTTTTTGCGGATGTTCAAATCTAAACATGGGATCAAAGCCGTTAGAAATAGCGTATTTTTTCCCTCCATAGTTGTATTTTTCTAATTCTTCTACAATGAATTTTGATGGGCAATGGATATGGTGGATATAGCGGTAATGCGAAGATTTAAACCACGAAAAAAGCATCATGTTAAACCAAGAAAACCACCCCAATTTCATGTTATAAGAAATATGTTCTGGCTGTAAATGGAAAGAGCCAATATAAGGCACTTGCATTTCTCGCGCAATTTTTACGGCTGTTTTTTCTAGCAAAAAAGGCAAATAAGTATGGATCATATCCGCTCCCTTAAAGGCCTTTCTTAAGATTTTTTCATCCGGTTTAGCAAAAAGAATGTGTTGTTTGTGTGAAATTTCTGTAACTAGGGGGATATAGCGCTCTTTAAGGTTGTAATACCCCTCTTCTTCACTCCCTAAATTATCCACATAAGGGGCAACCACTCTCATCACATGCCCTCTTTTTTTCAGCGCTTCAAAAAAACGAAACGCCGTCATAGAAGTGCCATTACTGGTGTCTTTAAAGCTATCCACGACTAAAACAATAACCATTTAACTACTCTTCTTTAAAATTGAATTTGAAAGGCTTTTTATCAAACACCACGATTTCTATCATTCCCTCTAAAACCTGAATGTCTAACACAAACGCCTCTATTTTTATTTCAGCTTTTTTCACGCCATCTTGAATTACTTGCGCCTTAATGAGCGCTTCTTGATTCAATTCTAGGGGGGCATAAAAATTGATGTTATTAGAAACCACCACGCTGTGTCTTTTATTCAATGCGCACAAGGCCGCATAATTGCACGCAATAAGCATAAACCCGGCATGCACAAAATTTTCTTCATACACCATGCTTTCATTGCCCTTGAAACGCGCATGGGCTATATCTTTTTCTAAAACGACCAATTCAGTGCCAACGCTTGGTTTGAAATTCTTACAAGTTTCCAAAGAGTCATAATCCACACGAACGATTGATTCTTGCACTATCTTAATCCTTTTTAAACTAACGCTTGCTTGGTTTAAGCATTTTAAAATACCCCCTTAAAGGAGCGTCATACCCCTCTAAAGTTTTAGAGGGATCTGTCTTATCCAAAAAATCTTCCAAACTCTGCCCCAAAATAAAATCCGTTTTACGCTGCTCTTTAGGCGTGGTCTTTAAAACGCTAAGAATTTCAAAATTTTCAAACCCTACCCTTTCGCACCACCCTTTTAAAGCGCTAACACTGGGGATAAAATAAACATTTTTCATTTTAGCGTAAGTTTTTTTAGGGCAAAGAGCGATGTCTAAGGGCGAATCAATAATTAAAGTATCCAACACCAACTCCCCATTTATCTTTAAAGCATGATACAAGGCTTTTAAAGCCTCTAGCGGGCTTTTTCTATGGTATAGCACCCCTAAGCAAAAAATGACATCAAAAGCGTTAGGGTATTTTTCATGCAAATCCTCTACCCCTAAAGACTCGTAAATGATTTTTTTTTCTTTATCAAAAAAGGGGGCTAAAAATTCAAATTGTTTTTTGACTAAAACGCCCGGATCAAACCCCACCAAGCTTTTAGGCCCATGTTCTAGCATTTTAAACAAGTAATAGCCATTATTGCAACCCACATCAGCCACAACCTTATCTTTTAAAGGAGTGGCGTTTTTGACCAAATCCCATTTAATAGAGCTATCCCATTCGCTATCAATCTTAATTTGAGAAATTTCAAAAGGGCCTTTACGCCATGGCCTTAACGCCATGATTTCTTCTAAAAGGGTTTTTGGATTGAGATTATCGTTACAAATGAGCATGACTTACCATAGCGTGGGGGTTTTTTTAAAAAAGGGGGGGTTTAGAAGGGATTCTAAATGATGAGAGCTAATCCCATAAATAAAAGCGAAATTAAACGCTAAATTTTTTAATTGCTCTTTTAAGTTGTTTTGGGTGGTGTAAAAATAAGGGTTGGTTTTTTTAAAGAAAGCCGCGCTGTTTTTACGGCAAAACACGACAATTTTCCCCCACGATAAAGTTTCAAGGGCTTTTTGAAGCATCATTTCAAACAATTCTTTTGAAGTCTCAGCGACAATCACCCTCGCCGTTGCGCCATAAGGGGCTATTTCTAGATTCTTATTCACAAAAAAGGGTTTGCAATGATCTAAAGGGTATTCTTTTTTGCCCAAAAGATTCAAATCAAACGCAATTTGTAATTTCTCGCACAATTGAATGACCCTTTTTAAAGGCTCTAAAAAGATGCATGGCATTTTTAATTCGTATTCTTGTTTTTCATAGACTAAAGCACTGCAAAAAAACGATTGGTTGAGAACGATTAAACGGCTTTCTTTTAAATCTTCTTTCAAGCGCTCTTGCTTATAAAACAAATGAAGCCATTCCAATTTATCAAAAAAGGCTATTTTACACCCCTCTATAATGAATAAATCTTCAAGGCTCTCTTTCAAGCACCACACAAAATCGCTCACCATGATTTTAGAAGCGATCTCTAATTCCATAGGGCTTAACAGCGCTCCAACCACGCGCTCATTCAATAAGCAAAATTTAAACAAATGATTCAAAGAATGCTCTATATCTTTAAGCTTGATCCATGCCACATCCCTATCGCTTAAAGGGTATTCTCCTGCGTATAAAATCCCATAAGCCCCTAACTCTAAAGCTTTAGGAATGAGAGTGTGATCTTTAGCGACAAATAAAGAGCCTTTTTGGACTTTGTTTAAAGACAAAACAATAGAATTAAAATAGCTGATTGAGGGCGTGTTTTGCAATTCGCCCAAACTCAATTCTACGGCTTCATTCACCCCTAATCGCATTTAGCTAATCAAACTTCCTGCAATTTTTTCTCTGGTAGGGCTAATTAAAGCCAAATTATCGCTATCTCGCACCGCTAAAATCATGCCCTCACTCATTTCACCCATAAGCTTTGCGGGTTTTAAATTAGCCACCACGCACACCATTTGACCCACCAGGCTTTCAGGCTCATAATCCAAAGCGATCCCTGAGACAATCTGCCTCAAATAACCTTCGCCTAAATCCACTTTCAAGCGCAGTAATTTATTGGATTTTTCAATCCTTTGAGCTTCTTTGATAAGCCCCACTTTAATCTCTACTTTTTTAAAATCCTCAATGCTGATATAGTTTTCTTGTTTTGGTGGAGCTTTTTCTTTTGCGTCTTTTTTTTCTTTTTCGTTTTTTTCTGGTGGGACTTCTCCCGCTTTTTCAGTCTTTTCAATTTTCTCAATTTTGGAAAATAAAGGCTCGGTGTCTTGTAAAATCATATCTTGTAGTTTTTTAGCTTTAAAAAAGCGTTCGTAATTATCAGGCGTGATTTCTGCATGAAAAGCGCTCGCTAATTTAGCCGCGCTCTTTGGCATGAACGCATAGAGTAAAAAGCTTGATTGTAAAAGCACATTTGCGATCAAACTCAATAAAGCTTCTAGTTTTTCTGATTCGTTGTTTTTGTGCAAAACCCATGGCTCTTCTCTAGCGATGAGTTTGTTTAAAAAATCATAAACATTAAACAATTCCTCTAAAGCTTTATGCAATTGCATTTTAGGCACAAAAGAATTAGCGTTATCTAAAATTTGATGCACTTTTTCTAGCTCTTTAGAATAATAAGCGGTGATTTTTGCGCTTTTTAGAGAATGATTGAAATATTTTTTAGCCATGCCTAGCAAGCGATTCAACAAATTCCCTAAATCGTTATTCAAATTCGCATTGATCCTTTCTACTAACGCTTTTTTAGAAAAATCCCCATCTTGCCCAAAAGGCACCTCACGCAATAAAAAATAGCGTAATTCCTCAATCCCATACTCCATAGCGATTTTTTGAGCGTCTAAAACATTACCCAAGCTCTTACTCATTTTCACGCCCTCTATCGTCCACCACCCATGCACGCAAAGCTGTTTGAATAGGGGCAAATTCAAACTCATCAAAAAAGCCGGCCAATAAATGGCATGGAAGCGTAAAATATCCTTACCCACAATATGCCTAGCGCATGCAAAATGCGCCATTTTATTGTCTAAATTATTCAAATACCCTAGCGCGCTCGCATAATTCAATAAAGCGTCCAGCCAAACATACACCACATGTTTAGGATCGTTCATTTTTTTAGGCAAAGGAATGCCCCATTCAAAGCTCGTGCGCGTGATAGACAGATCCAATAAACCCTGCTCAATAAAAGAAGTTACCTCATTTTTACGATAAACGGGCAAAATCGCTTCAGGGTTTTTAGCGTAAAAATCCAATAAAGGCTTCTCATACGCACTCAATCTGAAAAAATAACTCTCTTCTTCTAAAAGCGTGGTTTCTCTCAAGCAATCAGGGCATAAGACTTTATCGTTCGTATTGTCCGTTTTAGAGATCGTGCAATAACTCTCACAACTCACGCAATAATACCCGCTATAAGTGCCTTTATAAATATCCCCTTTTTCAAACATGATTTCAAAGGCGTTTTGCACGCATTTTTGATGCTCGCTGTCTGTGGTGCGGATAAAACCATCATAATCTAAATTGAAAAAATCCCACTGGTCTTTAAAAATCGCACTGATGCTATCAGCGTAAGCTTTAGGGCTTTGATTTCTCAATCTCGCACTTTGTTCGATCTTTTGCCCATGCTCATCGGTGCCGGTTAAAAAAAAGACTTCTTCGCCTTGAAGCGTGTAATACTTCTTTAAAGTATCCGCAATCAAAGTCGTATAAGCATGGCCAATATGAGGGACATCATTCACATAATAAATGGGAGTTGTGATCAGTGATTTTTGCATCTTAATAATCGTTTACCTTAAAATTGTTTAAATCTCTTAATTTTAACATGCTTTTAAAAATTTAGAGAATAGAGGTTGAATTTATGCGTATTCATGGGGTGTTTTTAGCTTAAAATTCATTATAATTGACGCTCAAAAAATTGAAAAATGAGTTAAGGAATAGACAGATGATTTCAAAATTTTTGCTCAAAAGCATGTTCAAGCAGTGGAAAAACGGCGATTATCAGGTCGTTTTTTGGGACAATAGCGTTTATAGGAATGGCGAACATTCGCCTAAATTCACCCTTAAGATCCACCGCCCCCTAAAATTTAGCGATATCAAAAAAGACATGTCTTTGACGATTGCTGAGGCTTATATGGACGGCGTGATTGATATTGAAGGCTCTATGGATGAGGTGATGCATTCTTTGTATTTGCAAACCAATTATGAGCATTTGCACAAACATGATGGCGCTAAAGCTATCCAAAAACCGATCAAAGAAAGCTCCAACATTTCTAAACATTACGATCTGGGGAATGACTTTTATTCTATCTGGCTGGATGAAACCTTAAGCTATTCATGCGCTTATTTCAAAAAAGACGATGACACCCTCCATGCTGCTCAACTCCAAAAATTAGATCACACTTTAAAAAAGCTCCATTTAAAGCCGGGCGAAAAACTGCTGGATATAGGCTGTGGCTGGGGCTATCTCTCTATAAAAGCCGCGCAAGAATACGGGGCGCAAGTGATGGGGATCACCATTTCTAGCGAGCAATACAAACAGGCTAACAAACGAGTCCAAGAGCTAGGGTTAGAGGATAAAGTAACGATCAAATTATTGAATTACCAGGATTTAGACGGACGCTTATACCGCTTTGATAAGGTGGTGAGCGTGGGCATGTTTGAGCATGTGGGTAAGGATAATTTGCCCTTTTATTTCAAAAAAGTTAAAGAAGTGTTAAAGAGAGGCGGGATGTTTTTGCTCCACTCCATTTTATGCTGTTTTGAAGGCAAGACTAACGCATGGGTGGATAAATACATCTTTCCAGGTGGCTACTTGCCCTCTTTAAGAGAAGTGATGAGCGTGATGAGCGAATGCGACTTCCACTTGCTCATGGCTGAAAGCTTACGCATCCATTACGCTAAGACTTTAGACATTTGGCGAGACAACTTCAACCACAATCTAGACCAAGTGAAAAGACTCGGCTATGACGAACGCTTTATCCGCATGTGGGATCTGTATTTAAGGACTTGTGCATCCGCCTTTAGGGTGGGGAGTGCGGATCTATTCCAATTGCTTTTAACCAACAGCGTGGATAACACTTTCCCCTTAACTAAAGAATACATCTACCAATAATTTTAGATTTTAGCCCCTTCTTTTAGGCTAACTTCTGGCAAACTCTCCACATACAAACTCTGTGATGGGAAAGCAAAACTCAAATGGTGCTTTTCCACAATCCCCATGATTTTTAACATCACATCTTCTTTGACTTCTAGCCACTCTTCCCAAACCACTGTTTTAGAAAAGCAATACACTAAAATATTGATAGAGCTGTCCGCAAACTGATCTAAAAAGACAAACAAATTATTTTTATACCCTAAAAAATCATCAATAGAAACAATATCTTTTTTAAACATGTAGCGGTAATCGCTCGCATTTTGCAAAGCACTATCGGCTCCATTAGCGATTTTAGGGTGGTTTTCTAACATTTCTTTAATGTCTTTCACGCAAAGCTGCAAAGCGCTTTGACTGGAGCTATAAGTTAAGCCTATTTCCATTTTAATACGCCTTCCCACTTTACGGCGACTCCAATTCCTAATGGGTTTTCCGGCTAATTCTGAATTAGGCACGGACAAAAGAGCGTTATCAAAGGCTCTGATCGTGGTGCGTCTTAACCCCATTTCCACCACCGTTCCCTCCACTTCACCGCACACGATCCAATCCCCTTGAGAAAACGAATTGTCTAATAATAAAATAACAGAAGCAAAAAAATTCGCCAACACATCTTTAACCGCCAAAGCCACCGCTAACCCCCCAATCCCTAAAGAAGCGATGATGGCTGAAACATTAAACCCTAGTTGTTTCAAAACCCCTAAAAGCGCGACAATAAAGATCAAAAAATACACAACTTTTAAAATCAAGTTGATCACTTCTTTTCTAAAATTGTGCGTGCTTTTGGTAGCCATATTCGTAACTAACGCTTCCCCATAGCCTTTAAAAAGCGCTATCACTAACCATGCTAAAAGCATGATATACACCGCGCCCACCCACATAGAAACTTTAGGGGGCGATGCGTTAGGGTAGTAGAAAATATCTAAAGCCACATCGCAACTAAACAGGGCTAAAAAGACAGAAACCGGCGAAACAATGCTTTTTTGCACATTGACATGCATTTTTTTATTGCGTTGCATGATTTCAAAAATCCAATCCAGCAATAAAGCTAAAAGCCAAGTGATCAACTTCCTTAAACCTAGCAATAAGGCTAAAATCGTCAAAGCAAGCGCAATCTTACTCACTTGCAAGCTATGGGCTGTGAAAGGCAAGATTTTGCTGATTTTGTTTAACACAAAATCCATATTCACTTCCATGACCAGGTTTTTAGGAAGCACTTCTTTAGGGTGGTTTTTAATGTAACGCAAGACTTCGGTATAAGTGTTCAAACGCAATTCATAATCGCTAAACATCCGCTCTAATTCATGCATTTTGACATTGTCTAAATTTTTAGGGAAAGTGTAGAGTTTGAATTGCCCTAAACGCAAAAGGAAAGCATTACTGATACTTTCCACATCTTTTTGTTCGCTAAAAATATCAATACTGCTCCTGATTTTATCTATAAAACGATACAAAATTTCATCTATCAACAAAATATCTAAAGACAATCTGTCTTTCATGAAAGTGTAGAAATCATTGCCCTTAATGCTTCTTGACAAACGCTTTTTGATTTTCTCTTGCTCTTTTAAGTTTTGATTAATATCAATACCAATTTTATCCCTTTCATTCAACACTTTAGAAGTCAAACTTTTAATCAAGTCATTCTTTTGGGTGTTATACAGAGAGATTTCAGCGCTTTTTTCAGGGTTTTTCTTGTAAGTTTCAATGACTTGATTGAGTTGGTTGATTTGATTGAGAATCAAAAACAAATCCACCGCATCTGTTTCATGCTCTTCAACCGCCCTCAAAGGATTTAAAAACAATAACAATACTAATACCCACCACAATAATAAACGCATGCAAAACCCCACTAAAACAAGATAAAATCTTTCTCATAATTTCTTGCGATTATACCAAAAATTAGGAACGCTTCACCCCATAAAGTTACCCATGCAATTTGAAAGCCCTTTTTATTTATCCCTAAAAAGCGGGCTTTAGCTCAATTGTGAGTCTCTTTTCAGATCGTTATATTGCTTGATGGCTTTGAGTATTTTTTAATTTTATGATTGGAGTTCAATTAAAAACAGAGCTTTAATTTTTAATAAATCTTGCTTTATTTAATATTTTTAATATTTTTATAGTAGGATTTCGTGCAAGTCGCAATCAAAAAGCTTTCCTTATTCGGTGCGATAAAGTCACGGATAATGCACCTATCTTTCATTCTTACATGCCTCTCATTTTTTAGGTTTTTATAACCGCTTTTATTAATGTTTCCATGTAAGATCTGTGTTTTAGAGATTCCCAACCCTATCTCTTATGATTTGGACTATTTTGATGATCAATCTTTAGAAGAAAAAACCATAAAGATGTAGTATCCTATGCCTATAAGAAAAACAAGAATTAAGAAAATGAGTAATCCCCACTCTAAAGAATCCATAACTCCTCTTTAAAGAATGTCAAAAGTGGTGCGCTTGGCAGGACTCGAACCTGCGACCTACGGCTTAGAAGGCTGTTGCTCTATCCAGCTGAGCTACAAGCGCATGATACTGGCGTTAGGTGGTGCGCCCGAAGGGAGTCGAACCCCTAACCCCCAGATCCGAAGTCTGGTGCTCTATCCAATTGAGCTACGAACGCTTACAATTCAAATAAAGAAACGACTGATATAAATTTGGTAAAACGCTTATTTTTATGAGATGGGGTGGAAGATGGGAATTGAACCCACGACCCTCAGGACCACAATCTGATGCTCTAACCGACTGAGCTACTCCCACCATTCAATGAAAGGAAGCGATATTCTACCAAAGAATTTTAAACAGAACAATAAATTATGCAAAAAAGTGGTCGGGGCGAAAGGATTCGAACCTTCGACCCCTTGGTCCCAAACCAAGTGCGCTAACCAGACTGCGCT encodes:
- a CDS encoding glycosyltransferase family 4 protein, whose amino-acid sequence is MVIVLVVDSFKDTSNGTSMTAFRFFEALKKRGHVMRVVAPYVDNLGSEEEGYYNLKERYIPLVTEISHKQHILFAKPDEKILRKAFKGADMIHTYLPFLLEKTAVKIAREMQVPYIGSFHLQPEHISYNMKLGWFSWFNMMLFSWFKSSHYRYIHHIHCPSKFIVEELEKYNYGGKKYAISNGFDPMFRFEHPQKSLFDTTPFKIAMVGRYSNEKNQSVLIQAVALSKYKQDIVLLLKGKGPDEKKIKLLAQKLGVKTEFGFVNSNELLEILKTCTLYVHTANVESEAIACLEAISVGIVPIIANSPLSATRQFALDERSLFEPNNAKDLSAKIDWWLENKLERERMQNEYAKSALNYTLENSVIQIEKVYEEAIRDFKNNPHLFKTLS
- a CDS encoding hotdog domain-containing protein, which translates into the protein MQESIVRVDYDSLETCKNFKPSVGTELVVLEKDIAHARFKGNESMVYEENFVHAGFMLIACNYAALCALNKRHSVVVSNNINFYAPLELNQEALIKAQVIQDGVKKAEIKIEAFVLDIQVLEGMIEIVVFDKKPFKFNFKEE
- the cmoB gene encoding tRNA 5-methoxyuridine(34)/uridine 5-oxyacetic acid(34) synthase CmoB; the encoded protein is MLICNDNLNPKTLLEEIMALRPWRKGPFEISQIKIDSEWDSSIKWDLVKNATPLKDKVVADVGCNNGYYLFKMLEHGPKSLVGFDPGVLVKKQFEFLAPFFDKEKKIIYESLGVEDLHEKYPNAFDVIFCLGVLYHRKSPLEALKALYHALKINGELVLDTLIIDSPLDIALCPKKTYAKMKNVYFIPSVSALKGWCERVGFENFEILSVLKTTPKEQRKTDFILGQSLEDFLDKTDPSKTLEGYDAPLRGYFKMLKPSKR
- a CDS encoding ferrochelatase gives rise to the protein MRLGVNEAVELSLGELQNTPSISYFNSIVLSLNKVQKGSLFVAKDHTLIPKALELGAYGILYAGEYPLSDRDVAWIKLKDIEHSLNHLFKFCLLNERVVGALLSPMELEIASKIMVSDFVWCLKESLEDLFIIEGCKIAFFDKLEWLHLFYKQERLKEDLKESRLIVLNQSFFCSALVYEKQEYELKMPCIFLEPLKRVIQLCEKLQIAFDLNLLGKKEYPLDHCKPFFVNKNLEIAPYGATARVIVAETSKELFEMMLQKALETLSWGKIVVFCRKNSAAFFKKTNPYFYTTQNNLKEQLKNLAFNFAFIYGISSHHLESLLNPPFFKKTPTLW
- the metG gene encoding methionine--tRNA ligase, which codes for MQKSLITTPIYYVNDVPHIGHAYTTLIADTLKKYYTLQGEEVFFLTGTDEHGQKIEQSARLRNQSPKAYADSISAIFKDQWDFFNLDYDGFIRTTDSEHQKCVQNAFEIMFEKGDIYKGTYSGYYCVSCESYCTISKTDNTNDKVLCPDCLRETTLLEEESYFFRLSAYEKPLLDFYAKNPEAILPVYRKNEVTSFIEQGLLDLSITRTSFEWGIPLPKKMNDPKHVVYVWLDALLNYASALGYLNNLDNKMAHFACARHIVGKDILRFHAIYWPAFLMSLNLPLFKQLCVHGWWTIEGVKMSKSLGNVLDAQKIAMEYGIEELRYFLLREVPFGQDGDFSKKALVERINANLNNDLGNLLNRLLGMAKKYFNHSLKSAKITAYYSKELEKVHQILDNANSFVPKMQLHKALEELFNVYDFLNKLIAREEPWVLHKNNESEKLEALLSLIANVLLQSSFLLYAFMPKSAAKLASAFHAEITPDNYERFFKAKKLQDMILQDTEPLFSKIEKIEKTEKAGEVPPEKNEKEKKDAKEKAPPKQENYISIEDFKKVEIKVGLIKEAQRIEKSNKLLRLKVDLGEGYLRQIVSGIALDYEPESLVGQMVCVVANLKPAKLMGEMSEGMILAVRDSDNLALISPTREKIAGSLIS
- the cfaS gene encoding cyclopropane fatty acid synthase, which translates into the protein MISKFLLKSMFKQWKNGDYQVVFWDNSVYRNGEHSPKFTLKIHRPLKFSDIKKDMSLTIAEAYMDGVIDIEGSMDEVMHSLYLQTNYEHLHKHDGAKAIQKPIKESSNISKHYDLGNDFYSIWLDETLSYSCAYFKKDDDTLHAAQLQKLDHTLKKLHLKPGEKLLDIGCGWGYLSIKAAQEYGAQVMGITISSEQYKQANKRVQELGLEDKVTIKLLNYQDLDGRLYRFDKVVSVGMFEHVGKDNLPFYFKKVKEVLKRGGMFLLHSILCCFEGKTNAWVDKYIFPGGYLPSLREVMSVMSECDFHLLMAESLRIHYAKTLDIWRDNFNHNLDQVKRLGYDERFIRMWDLYLRTCASAFRVGSADLFQLLLTNSVDNTFPLTKEYIYQ
- a CDS encoding mechanosensitive ion channel family protein; protein product: MRLLLWWVLVLLLFLNPLRAVEEHETDAVDLFLILNQINQLNQVIETYKKNPEKSAEISLYNTQKNDLIKSLTSKVLNERDKIGIDINQNLKEQEKIKKRLSRSIKGNDFYTFMKDRLSLDILLIDEILYRFIDKIRSSIDIFSEQKDVESISNAFLLRLGQFKLYTFPKNLDNVKMHELERMFSDYELRLNTYTEVLRYIKNHPKEVLPKNLVMEVNMDFVLNKISKILPFTAHSLQVSKIALALTILALLLGLRKLITWLLALLLDWIFEIMQRNKKMHVNVQKSIVSPVSVFLALFSCDVALDIFYYPNASPPKVSMWVGAVYIMLLAWLVIALFKGYGEALVTNMATKSTHNFRKEVINLILKVVYFLIFIVALLGVLKQLGFNVSAIIASLGIGGLAVALAVKDVLANFFASVILLLDNSFSQGDWIVCGEVEGTVVEMGLRRTTIRAFDNALLSVPNSELAGKPIRNWSRRKVGRRIKMEIGLTYSSSQSALQLCVKDIKEMLENHPKIANGADSALQNASDYRYMFKKDIVSIDDFLGYKNNLFVFLDQFADSSINILVYCFSKTVVWEEWLEVKEDVMLKIMGIVEKHHLSFAFPSQSLYVESLPEVSLKEGAKI